The sequence below is a genomic window from Chloroflexota bacterium.
CTCGCAATACCTTCGGCTCACCAACGTCGTTGGCGTGTCTTCGGTGGCAGAGGGCTCGCTGCTCGACCCCGGGACTGTTGCTGGATTCGTCCTGCATCTTCGGGAGAAGGGATATGCCCAGGCCACGGTTGCGCGAAAAGTCGCGGCGGTGAAGTCGTTCTGTCACTACGCGGCGGAGATCGGGCTCATCTCGCACAATCCCGCCGCCGCGGTGGATTCCCCACGCGTGCATCGTGCTGCGCCGCAGGCTGTTGATCCTGAGCACGTGAGCGCGCTGCTGGACGTTGGGTGCGCTGGCGACATGCCCGACGATTTTCGCGATCGAGCCATGCTCACCCTTCTCTACCACTCCGGAATGCGCGTCAGCGAGCTTGTGGCGCTCGACGAACCGGACGTGGACTTCGACGCCTCGATCGTCTCGTGCCGCGGTCGCGCCGGGCGCGTGCGCGCCATTCCGCTCGCGGATTCGGCCCGGATCGTGCTTCAGGACTACCGCCTGAACGGTCGGCCGTATCTGGCTCGCGCTGAGGCCGCGGGCCCATCGGCGCTCTTTCTCAATCACCGCGGGACGCGATTGACGCGCCAGGGGTTCTGGCTCATCATGCGCGAGCGGGCGCGAATCGCCGGCCTCAACGTGCCCATCACCCCACACGCCCTCCGGCATTCGTTCGCCCTCCATCATCTCGGAAATGGCACGCCGCTTCGGGACCTCAAAGAGCTGCTCGGACACGTCAATATTTCGACGACTCAGATCTACACTCTCGCGAACCGAGCTACCAAAGCACCCGTCTAGCGCCCATCGCATGCGATTGCCGGCCGGCGCGGTGGTCGCCCTGCTGACGGCTATTCCACTCTGGGCGCCTGCGCAAATCACTCAGCCGGCTGCCACCCCATCCCCCGACGGTTCCCTTCGAGCGATTCAGGCCGCTGCTCCTCGTCCGCGGGACCTCAGGTCCCTCGCCACTGCGTTGGAGATCGATCCATCCCCGCGGCTCATCGCCAACGCCGATCCCCCGGACTATGCCCTAGGCCAAACCGACGAGTTCTGGATCGTTGCCCAGAACGTGCCTCGTCCCCTCCGTACAGAAGCCACCCTCCGTCTGGTGACTCGCCACGCGTACTGGTACGTCGAGCCTCAGTTTTCGGTGTCGGACTCCGATCTCAAAGGCGCGGCGGAGTTCTTCGACACGCGCATCTATCCAGAGGTCAGGCGGCTGATCGGGAACGAGGAATTCCCGGGCGTCGACAATGATCCGAGAATCACGGTCTTCAATGGTGACGTACCCGGTGTGGCCGGCTACTCGTCGTCGCTGGACTCGTACCCGGTTACGATCGCGCCCTTCTCAAACGAGCGCGACATGGTGTTCATAAACCTGCGCGTGGCTTCGATTGGGTCGCCGGACTATCTTGCCACCCTCACGCACGAATTCACCCATCTCGTCCACCGAAATGTGAAGCGATCCGAAGACACGTGGGTGAAAGAGGGGCTCGGCTTCATGATGCCCGCGCTCGTCGTTCCGAATTGGCCGATCGCGTCCGGATCTTTCAGCGCGAACCCGGATATCCCCCTCACTTCGTGGGCTGGCGACGGTCAAGGCGCAGAGCCAGCATCGGGCCATTATCAGGCCGCCGCCTGGTTTTTGCGGTATGTGATCGATCGATTCGGCACGGGAGCGTTTTCGTGCCTGTTGCGGCTCGACGACCGCGGACTCTCGCGAAGCGGACTGGCGCCGTCCTGCGGCGTGCCAGCCCTGTTCCCCGACGTCTTCATGGATTGGGCCGTCGCCAATGTTGTTGGCGCGCGGCCGGGCGGCGGTGTTCAGCCGTACACGGGCGATGCCCCCGACGCGCCGCGGCCTCGGAAGATCGAGCGAGTGGCGCCGGCCGAGGTGACCGCGGCCCAATTTGGCGCCGAATACTTTGATCTGCCGACTGATGGGCCTGTGACTGTTGATTTCGTCGGTGATTCTGAAGTTCCCGTCATCGGCGCCCCCCTCGGTGACCGGCCGAGCCTGTGGTACGCGGTACGCGCGGACGATTCGGTGGCGTCTTTGACGCACACGATCGATTTGACCAGGGCGACGCGCGCAGAGCTCCGCTATTCGCTATGGTTCGATCTGGAGCGCGACTTTGACTATGCGTACGTTGTCGCCTCCCGCGACGGCGGTCGGCATTGGGAACTGCTCCGGGCGAGCGACATGACGGCGACGAACCCGACTGGCTCAAATCTTGGGATCGGCTACACGGGTCAGAGCGGGTCGAACGTCTCGCCGCACCGGATCGACCAGTCCATCGACCTCACATCATTTCTCGGGAGCCGGGTGATGATCGGATTCTGGGTCGTGACGGACGATGCTGAAGTGCGCGAGGGTGTGGCGATCGACCGGGTGCGCATCGATTCGGACGACCCCTCTGCGTGCGTCGAAGAGAGCGACGCAGATTGGCGCGCAGAAGGCTGGGCGCGGATCGATCCGATCCTTCGGCAACGCTGGTCCCTCCGCGCCGTGGAATTCTCGGGGTCGGACGTTCGGGTGGAAGTCGTCCCGGTCGACGAGCAAGGCCACGCCACGTGGACTTCCGACGGTCGAGCGGTCGATCGCCGGGTGCTGGTCGTGGCCGCGACGACGCCGGTCACGCTGCGTCGATCGCACTATCACCTGGCGATACGTTGACGACGGCGAGCGCGGTTCCTGGTGTTTTCGCTCGGCCCCCGGCGGGCCGCCTGGTCGGGATCAAAAAGTCAATCGGGCTGCGGACCGGCTGAGGGCTGCGCGTCGTCCAAGCGCTGGCGGAGGAGCAGCACGAGTAGATGCTGACCCGACAGGCATCGACCTCCTTCGTTCGGTTCATACGCGTCTCTGTCGCCGCCGACTTGCGGGACCCATCGATTGAGCGTGTCACAATCGCGTCAACACATTCTGGATTCCGGCACGAGGCAGCGCTCAGCGATCCAACGATCGCCGAGCTGCTCGGCGACATGGAGGAGACGTTGCGCCAGGTCTCCAGAACTCTGAGGCGGGCAACCACGAAGGAGAGGACCCTGCTCGACGGGGCACTCTCCTTGTATCACACGTTAGGAACCAGCAAGTCGCCCCCGAGGCAACTGATGGTGGGCCGTCGTTTCTCCTGTATGCCTGTAGCCCGCACGTAAATGATCAAAGATGTCCCATTGATATCGGTTGACAGCCACAAAAATGGACAGATATCATGCGATTGGAGTTCCACAACTTGACGATAAACGAAGATGTTCAGTTGATGAGTTTGGAGCAACGGGGAGGCATTGAACGGTGGAGATCATCGGAGTCGTGATCGTGGCTCTCCTGGCGGCGCTGCTGGGCGCGGTGGTTGGGGGGCTTGCGATTCGCCGCGGGATTATCAGTCGTGCAGCTGAGCGTGAGGCGGCGGCTGCGCAAATCGTGATGGAAGCTGAGGGGAAAGGCAAAGAGCTGCTTCTCGAGGCAAAGGAAGAGGCAATTCGGGTTCGGAGTCTGGCCGAGAACGAGATTCGGTCGCAGCGCGGCGAGCTGAAGGCGGAAAGTCAGCGGCTCCGCGCCAAGGAAGAGTCACTCGACCGCAAGCTTGATTCGTTGGATAGCCGCGAGAGCAGGCTCTCGGAGCGCGAACGGGAGATCGAAGCTCGAAGCCGGGAGGTGGACGAGCTCCGCGCAGGCCAACGCCGCGAGCTGGAGCGCGTGGCGCAAATGTCCACCGAGGAGGCGCGTGGCGTGCTGCTCGGGCAGCTTGAAGGCGAGATGCGGGAGGAGGCCGCACGACAGGCCCGGTACATCGTCAATCAAGCGCGGGCCAACGCCGACGAAGAGGCGCGCCGGCTGATCACGCTGGCCGTGCAGCGACTCGCGGGAGATCACATCGGCGAGACGACCGTCACGACGGTGCCGATACCCAATGAGGAGATGAAGGGGCGCATCATCGGCCGCGAGGGTCGAAACATCAGGGCGCTCGAGGCAGCCACAGGCGTCGATCTGATCATCGACGAAACGCCCGACGCGGTGATGATCAGCGGGTTTGACCCGATTCGTCGCGAGGTCGCGCGCGTCGCACTGCAGCAGCTCGTCGCAGATGGACGGATCCACCCCGCACGAATCGAGGAGGTTGTCGCCAAGGCCACCGTGCAGGTGGAGGAAGGCATCTTGGCGGCGGGCGAGGAGGCAGCGCTCGAAGCAGGCGTGCACGGGCTGCACCCGGAGGTTCTCAAAGTCTTCGGCCGGATGAAGTATCGGACGAGCTACGGCCAGAACCAGCTCCGTCACTCGGTCGAGGCCGCCCAAATCGCGCGCATGCTGGCGTGCGAGCTCGGGGCAGACGCGGAGGTCGCCGCGCGAGCCACGCTCTTGCACGATCTCGGGAAAGTCATGACCCACGAGGTCGAGGGCCCGCACCACGTGATCGGCGCCGACTTTGTCCGCCGATTTGGCGAGTCACAGCGCGTGGTTGACGCCATCATCGAGCACCACGATACGGATCCGGAAGCGGTGAGTCTCGAAGCCGTGATCGTGCAGGCCGCGGACGCCATCAGCGGGGCGAGGCCGGGCGCCCGGCACGAGAGCGTCGAGCACTACATCAAGCGCCTCGAGGCGTTGGAGCAGGTTGCGAACTCGTTCCAGGGCGTCGAGAAGAGCTTCGCAATCCAGGCAGGCCGCGAAGTGCGTATTATTGTCAAACCGGAGGAGGTCGATGATCTCGGGTCCATTCGCTTGGCCCGGGACATCGCCAAGAAGATCGAGGAAACCCTTCAGTATCCGGGTCAGGTTCGTGTCACGGTCGTTCGCGAAACTCGCGCCTTCGAGATCGCTCGATAGACCACGCGCAGCTCTGGGGGGCCACCGTGGGCAGCATCGCTGGAGCCTGGATACCGTACGATCGCCGTGGAGAGCAGTAAGCTCTTAGGCACCTACGACGGGTGCACCGACCTCGAGCCGGAGGACCGGGCCTACCTCGAGCGGATCCTCAAGGCGCTGCCGCTGCTGGCTGATATCGCCCATGCGGACCTTCTGGTGTGCGCGCGCGCCGGCGACGACGCGGTGGTCGTGTCGCATGCCGCGCCCAATCCCGTTCCGTCTTTGTATCCGCGCTCTCAGACAGGACACCGATTCTTGCGCCGCGATCGAAATCGCATCTTTCGTGTTCTCCAGGACCGCAAGGAGCACGCGCTGGTGAGCGGCACGCTGGTCTGGGGTGCGCCAACCCTCCAGGAGGTCTTCCCTGTCCGCGATCGTTCGAATCGACTGATCGCGGCAGTCAGTAGCAACCGCAACCTTTTGGAGCACGAGCGCTTTCAGCGCCGCGATGCGCAATTTCGCTCGATGGTTGCGCGCGTGTTGGACCAGGGCTTCTCGGGCCGACTCAATGGCGCCGAGAATCTGGGCCGATTCACCGAGCACGACGGAGTCCTCACCGTCGACAATCGTGGGATCATTCGATACATGAATTCGCTTGCTGAGAACCAATACCGGCGAGTGGGGTACGTGGACAGTCTGCTGGGCCAGCAGATTTCCGAGCTGGACACCAATGAGTACATCTGCTTTCGAAGCATGGAAAGCGGCGTGTGTCTCGAGCAGCGTGTCACCGAACAGGACCAGGTCTGGATAAAGCGAGCGCTTCCACTTCTACCCGCTTTGCCGTCTGGGCCGTGGTGGCGACATAAGCCGGTCGATACGCAGCCATCGGGCGCCGTCGTGTTTATCCAGGACATCACGGATGAGGTCCGGCGCGAGCAGGAGCTGAAGGCCAAGTCGGCGATGATCCAGGAGGTCCACCACCGCGTGAAGAACAATCTCCAAACGGTGGCGTTCCTCTTGCGAATGGCGGCGCGGCGGGCGACATCTCCCGAGGCTAGCGAAACCCTCCGCCAGACGATGGGGCGAATCCTGAGCATCGCGGTCGTGCACGAGTTCCTCTCCCGCGGGGACCAGAGCGAGATTGACATTCGCGACGTTTGCGCCCGAATCGTGGCGGAGGCGCGCGGCAGCGCTCCCGAGAGGACAAAGGGGCTGGAGATCACACTTGCGGGCGAATCGTTCTCGTTGCCAGCTCAGCAGGCCACCTCATGCGCCCTCGCGGTCAACGAGCTGTTGCAGAATGCTGTCGAGCACGCGTTTCCCGATCGCACCGACGGCCACATTCACATTTGCCTGGACGAGACTGACGCGAGCATGGTGATCAGGATCGCCGATGATGGCATCGGGCTACCGCGCGGCTTCAACCCGGCCGAAAGCTCCGCCCTCGGGCTCAAGATCGTGCAGACGTTGGTTCGCGACGATCTTCGCGGACAGCTGAACTTTTGCAGCGCGCAGGGTGTGACCGCGGCGATCTTTATTCCCAAGGACCTCTGCTCTCGGTTGCGATAGGCTCAGCCGCTGGCTCGCGGTCGCACGGTGACGGGTGACCGAGCGGGAAAGGGGACGGATGGCGCCCACCCGAATTGTCATCGCGGAAGACGAAGCGATTCCACGATTTGGTCTGCGTGAGATGCTCGAGGACCAGGGCTACCTGGTGATCGGTGAGGCCTCGGATGGCCGAAGTGCCGTTGACATCGCGCGCGACCTGCGTCCCGATCTCGTCATCATGGACATCATGATGCCCGAGTTGGACGGCATCAGCGCCTCGCAACTGCTTGCCGAAGAAAAGATCGCGCCCGTGCTCCTCGTAACCGCGTACAACGACCGCGACCTCGTCGGGCGCGCAACGGAGGCCGGTGTTTTCGCCTACGTATCGAAGCCGTTCACCGAGGCGCAGCTCATCCCGCAGATCGAGATTGCACTGGCCCGGTTTCGGGAATTTCAGGATCTCGTGGAACAAGCCGACGATGCGAAGTCAGCGCTTGAGACGCGGAAGATCGTGGATCGGGCAAAGGTTGTGCTCATGCAGACAGAGGGCCTCAGCGAAGCAGACGCCTACCGCCACATCCAGCGCACCAGCATGAACAACCGCCGGCCCATGCGCGACGTGGCAGAGTCCATCATTCAGAGCCACTCGACCGGCTGACGATCAGCCGTCCTCCCGCTCAGCGACCGGGCCCAGCCCCGGGAGTCAGGACAGGGGCCGATGGGAGAAAGGGCACGTCGGCGCCGGTGAAGCGTGCAACAAGTAGCGCGACCGCCACGAACAACACGAGCATCACGATAGCCAGCGCCCCTGCAAGGATCAGCCCGCATCCAAACTTGAAGCCGTCGGCAACGCGCAGGCTCAAAGGCACCCCAGGCCACGGCAGCTCAACGCGCTGGGGCAGGGACTGTCCTTCCTCCGGTTTCTCGATGGTTTCTGTCTCCTCTGACACCGAATAACACCAACCGGGGCGTGCGGGCGATCACCCGCGCCTTACATCTGGATTACAGTGCAGCGGGGTGTCGACTAATGTGCGGAAGCGCCGACATTCTACGAGTCTGCAGGTCCGTCGGGCAACGCGGCGCTCGGTATAATCGCGGGTTGTGCCGATTTTGGGTTTCACTTCTTGACACAACTGGCGCGCCTGCTCGTCGGGCTCATTATGCTCGGCATCTCGCACGGTGGTCCGCCCCCCGAGGTGGCAACCAGGCACCACGTTCCTGGTGACCAATCGGTGCGCGCGGTCATCGCGCCGCGCGACGTCCCGGATGTGGCGCCGTCCGACGTCGCCGTCGCGGCGGAGGAGTCAGACAGCGATCCAGGCGTGTGGGCCTCGGCGGTCCGTGGGCTTCCAATGGGCCGGCCGCTTCGGCTCGCGTACTACTTCCCGCAGGATTCCGCGTCGTTCGACTCTCTCCGCGCAAACATTCGACATCTGGACGTCGTCGCGCCGCACTGGCTCACCATCGACGCGACGGGGTCCGTTGAGTCCATCGAGGGTCCTCAAGCCGTCGCGTTTCTTCACGGCTCGAGCGCCCTCGTCTTGCCGTCGGTTGCGCTGACGAGTAAGCGCGCCGGCCATGCGATCGTCACCGACGCGGAGGTCCAGAGCGAAGCGTTGGGCGAGCTGGTAGCCGCGGCGGAGCCCTGGGATGGCCTCGCGCTTGATTTCGAAGGCCTCGACCCAGACGATCGCGGAGCGCTATCCGATTTCATCAACCAACTTGGGACGAGTCTGCACGAGCAACGAAAACTCTTTGCCATCGCTCTTCCGGCGAAGACGCGCGACACAACGACGGGGTGGGCCGGCGCGTACGACTACGCGGCCATCGCGAGTTCGGCCGATCTCTTCCTCGTGATGGCTTACGGGTTCCGCACGGGAAGCAGCGGGACGCCCGGCTCGACGGCGCCGCTTCCGTGGGTCGATGCGAGCATGGCTTACGCGGCCTCCGTGATCGATCCGAACCGCCTGATTCTCGGCGTCCCGTTCTACGGCTACGACTGGAACGTGACGCGCGGACCGCCGGCACGAGCACTGCGGTACCGTGACGTTCGAGATCTCCTCGATCGCACCGGCGCTGTCCCCTACATCGATCCGGAGTCCGCCTCGGCCACCTTCGAATACTTCGATGGCGAGCAGCAGCATGAGGTGTGGTACGAGGACGAGCGGTCCCTCGCCGCGAAGCTCAACCTCGTGCGGAAGTACGCCCTGCGCGGCGTTGGGGCCTGGCGCCTGGGCCAAGAGGACCCGAAGGCTTGGGTCGTATGGGACCAGGTCATGGCGGTGCCCTTCGTCAATGCGCAGCTTCCCTGAATAGCGTATCCGGCCATTTAGCTTCTCGCCGCCCGCTGATGGAACGGCGCGCCGGGAGTGTGGTAAGCTGGGTGCTTGGCGCGTTTCTCCTCAACTGGTCGGGTACATCGACTGAGCGCTCCTCGATCGGGAAGTAATTTCAAACGGGATAGGTGCGCGCTCCGGCAGACGTCCGGCTCGAATAGCGCCACGCAAATCGAGACGTTTTGTGGAGGTTCGTATGAAGCTAACCATGATCGGCGCGGGCCGGGTTGGCACGACCACGGTGTTCGAGCTGCAGCAGGAGGGCGGGTTCACCGAGATCGTGCTTCTCGACATCATGGAAGAGAAAGCATGGGGCGAAGCGCTGGACTTCCGGCACGGCGCATCCCGCGCGCCCCGATGCGACATCTCCGCCCACGGCAAGGACTACGCGGCGTCGCGAGATTCCGACATGATCATTATCACCGCCGGAATTCCCCGTGCGCCCGGGCAATCCAGGCTCGACCTCTTGAAGGCGAACGTCGAAGCGATGGGGCCGATCCTCGCGGAGGTCGGAAAGGTCAACCGAAACGCCATCTTGCTGATGGTCGCGAATCCGGTCGACGTGCTCACGTACCAGGCGGTGAAGGCCCTCGGGTGGCCGGCCGATCGCGTATTCGGGCTGGGGAACGTCCTCGACACCGTACGGTTCCGATCGCTGCTGGCGGAGAGGCTTGGCGTCCACGGCGGCCAGATTAGCGTCTACATGTTGGGCGAACACGGCGATAGCATGCAGGCGGTCACCGCAAACGCCAGTGTCGCCGGCATCCCGCTCAAGCAGTTTCCCGGATATTCCGATGAGATTTTGAAGGATGTGATCGAGCAAACGCGCATCGGCGGGGCGGAAGTCATTCGCACGAAGGGTGGGACCTTCTACGCCGTTGCGCCCTCGATCTGCTGGGTCGTCCAGTCGGTCCTTCGCGATAGCAAGGAGATACTGCCGATCTCCTCATTGCTCACCGGTCAGCACGGCATCTCCAACATCTGCGTGTCCCTCCCCTGCGTGGTGGGCGCTGGCGGCAGAGAGCGGGTCCTCGAGATTCCCCTTACCGGAGAGGAGCTGGCCGGAGTACAAAACTCGGCGCGCATCTTGCGCGAGTCGGCGGACGCGGTCGGGCTCCGCTGAACCGTTGGTGGCCCGGGGGTCTGAGTTCCGACAGCCTCCCCACGAGATTGAGCACGGAGGACTTTCATGGCATACCGCATCACCCTGATCCCTGGCGATGGGACAGGACCGGAAATCGTGGAGGCGACACGCCGCGTCCTGGAGGCCACCGGGGTGGCTTTCGATTGGGAAGTTCATGAGGCGGGCGATGAGGTTCTTGCGCGAGAAGGAACTCCCCTGCCCGATTCTGTGCTCGAGTCAATTCGGAAGAACAAAGTGGCGTTGAAGGGGCCGATCACAACACCCGTGGGCACCGGCTTTCGAAGCGTCAACGTCGCTCTGCGCCAAGCCCTGGACCTGTATGCGAACGTTCGCCCATGCAGGACCTATCGCGGTGTGCGCTCCCGATATCAGGACGTGGATGTCGTGATCGTTCGGGAGAATACCGAGGATCTGTACGCGGGAATCGAGTTCGAGCAGGGCACTGACCAGACCAGGCGCCTGATCGACATCCTGACTGAGATGAGCGGCCAGCAGATCCGGCCTGACTCCGCCATCAGCATCAAGCCGATCTCCATCTATGGAACGCAGCGAATCGTCCGGTATGCCTTCGATTACGCGCGGCGGAACCGAAGGCGCAAGGTCACGGCCGTGCATAAGGCCAATATCATGAAATACACGGACGGGCTGTTTCTCGAGGTCGCGACCGAGGTTGCGAAAGAGTACCCGGACATTCAGTACGAGAACCTGATCGTCGACAACATGTGCATGCAGCTCGTGCAAAAGCCGGAGCTCTACGACGTGCTGGTATTGCCCAACCTGTACGGCGATATCGTGTCTGATCTCGCGGCCGGCCTCGTGGGCGGGCTCGGCGTTGCGCCCGGAGCGAATGTCGGCGAGATCGGCGCGGTCTTCGAGCCGATCCACGGGAGCGCGCCAAAATATGCGGGCCAGAACAAGGTCAATCCCACCGCGACGATCCTATCTGGCGCCCTCATGCTGCGGCATCTCAATGAAGTTGATGCCGCCGAGCGCGTCGAAAAGGCGATCGCGATGGTGATCGACGAGGGGAAGGACGTGACCTACGACTTGAAGCCACGGCCTGACGATCCGAGCGCCGTGGGCACGGCGCAGTTCGCCGATGCCGTCATCGCGGCGATGCGGAAGCTCTGAAGCTCCCCGATAGGTTGGCGCTAACCGGTCGTCAAGATGTGGCCGGGTCTCGAATCGGCTTGACCAGCTCTCGCCCCACCTCGGTGGCAGTCGCCGGCGCAGCCGAGGCAAGGGTGGGGGGCGTCCCGCAGTAGGGGCAGAGTCGCCAGCGAAGCAGAATCGGGCGCTCGCAACGCTGGCACGGCTGTCGCAAGCGCGCCTGGCACCAAGGACAGAAAAGAAAGTCCGCTTCGACCGGCTCCTGGCAGGACGGACAAACGGGACGGTCGTTCATCGACCAGTAGAGCGCTTCTTCTTCCAGGGACTGGCTGTACAGCTCGGCTACTGTTCGCTGCGGGCGAAGCATGAAATAGACCAGCAGCCCAGGGAAGTTGAAGACCACGACCAGAAGCGTTGCCGCGATCTGGAGGGCGACGTCCGTGGTGCGGGATCGGATGTCCTGGAACGTCCACCAGACCGCCGCGATCCACAGCGCAATGAAGTACGTGAAGAGAATCGTGAGGCCGACGCGAACGATGCGCTCAGCTTGGATCAGGATGTCTTCAATCGGCTGCACAAATTCAAGTGTATCGCATCGTCAATCGTCGCCACGAGCCTGGTACGCACCTGTCACGCGGCGGTTCGCCAGCGCCGAGGGCGACTCCCCTAGCTCGCGAGGTGGACAATGGTCGCGCCCTCGCCGCCCTCCGCGCGGTCGGCGCCCTCGTGCGAGCGAACCAACGGGTGGTTCGTCAGCAGGTCGCGCACTGTCTGGCGAACCGCCCCGGTGCCCTTGCCATGAATGATCCGCACCGTCCGGGCGCCTTCCATGTAGACGTCGTTCAGGTACCGGTCCAGACGGTACCGTGCTTCTTCGGTCGTCAAGCCGCGAAGATCGAGTTGCGACTCAATCGGTGACCAGATCGGTGCGCTCGGGCCGTCCACGTCGCCCGCCGCCAATTGACCGGCGGCGACCGCGCGCTCTCTCGGTGTCTGGACCGCCGCGCGCTCTTCGCGGCGAACGAGCTGCCGCGGTTCGACGCGGACGCGCTTCCCGCCAACGTCCACCTCGACGACGCGGCCTCCGTCGGTGACCGCTCGCACAGTGCCCCGAGCGCCGAGGGTCGTGACCTCGACGTGATCGCCGATCGAGAAACTCTCTGGCGGGGTTGGCTCGTCGCGGCCGGGTGATGGCGTTTGGCCGATTGCGCGAAGTCCGGCGATGCGCCCCTCGATCTGGGCGAGGCGCTCGCGCTCGGCTCGGAGCCCGCGCAGCTCGCGGCGCAGCTCATCCGCCTCCCGCGCCAGCTCGGAGATCGTAGCTTCCCGCACGTGCTCGGCCTGGGCGATGACGGAAGCCCGATCGCGCTCGATGGCGGCCAGTCGCGAGCGCAGCTGCTGGTTCGCCCGCTCGGCATTGGCGCGAATCTGCGCCGTTTCGGCGCGGTCCTCCCGCGCCTGGGCCAGATGCGCGTGGATCTCGGAGAGAAGCTGGTCCACTTGCCGCTCCGCGGGGTGCGTTCGATCGCGCGCATTGGCGACGATGTCCCCTGGCATGCCCAGGCGCTCGGCAATCGCGAGGGCGTTGCTCCGCCCGGGGAGGCCAATGATCAGGCGGTACGTCGGCTGCAGCGTGATGGGATCGAACTCGACGGAGGCGTTTTCGACGCCCGGCGTCGCGTAGGCAAACGCCTTCAGCTCCGAGTAGTGCGTTGTCGCCACGGTGAAGATTCGCGCTTCCACCAGATACTGGAGGATGGCTTGCGACAACGCAGCGCCCTCTTGGGGATCAGTCCCGGCGCCGATCTCGTCCAGGAGCACGAGCGATCTTCGGTCGGCGGACTTGAGGATTTCCACGATGCGCGTCACGTGCGAGGAGAAGGTCGACAGGCTCTGCTCGATGCTCTGCTCGTCGCCAATGTCGGCATAGATTCCCGAAAAGACTGCCAGCGCCGAGCCTTCATCGGCGGGAATCTGCATTCCGGCCTGGGCCATGGCGGCCAGAAGTCCGGCGGTTTTCAGCGCGACCGTCTTGCCGCCAGTGTTCGGGCCGGTGATGAGCAGCGCGTGAAAAGCTCCCCCCAGCTCGATGTCGATCGGCACAACGTCGCCACGGAGGAGCGGATGCCGCGCCCCAACGAGATGAATCGCGCGGCGATCGTCCGCGCCTCGCGTGCTGGAATCCGTCAACGGGATCAGCGTGGGCCGCGATGCGTGCATCTCCATCCCGAGCTTGGCCATGGCGAATGCGAGGTCGATTCGGGCCAGCGACTCGACCGTCTCGACGAGGCCGAACTGGGCGGCGTGGACGCGTTCGCTGAGGGCCTTCAGAATGCGCTCGATCTCGCGCTCTTCCTCGATGCCGTGTTCCCGCCACACGTTCGTCAGCTCGACGATGGCGAGCGGCTCGATGAACACCGTGGCGCCGCTCGCAGACTGATCGTGTACGATGCCGCGGACCCGCCCCCGAAAATCGGATTTGATGGGCAGGACGTATCGCCCGCTGCGCATGGTGACGACCGG
It includes:
- a CDS encoding tyrosine-type recombinase/integrase, whose translation is MADGLSEHIDQFLFHLSDQRRVASNTIAAYGNDLRQFSQYLRLTNVVGVSSVAEGSLLDPGTVAGFVLHLREKGYAQATVARKVAAVKSFCHYAAEIGLISHNPAAAVDSPRVHRAAPQAVDPEHVSALLDVGCAGDMPDDFRDRAMLTLLYHSGMRVSELVALDEPDVDFDASIVSCRGRAGRVRAIPLADSARIVLQDYRLNGRPYLARAEAAGPSALFLNHRGTRLTRQGFWLIMRERARIAGLNVPITPHALRHSFALHHLGNGTPLRDLKELLGHVNISTTQIYTLANRATKAPV
- the rny gene encoding ribonuclease Y; amino-acid sequence: MEIIGVVIVALLAALLGAVVGGLAIRRGIISRAAEREAAAAQIVMEAEGKGKELLLEAKEEAIRVRSLAENEIRSQRGELKAESQRLRAKEESLDRKLDSLDSRESRLSEREREIEARSREVDELRAGQRRELERVAQMSTEEARGVLLGQLEGEMREEAARQARYIVNQARANADEEARRLITLAVQRLAGDHIGETTVTTVPIPNEEMKGRIIGREGRNIRALEAATGVDLIIDETPDAVMISGFDPIRREVARVALQQLVADGRIHPARIEEVVAKATVQVEEGILAAGEEAALEAGVHGLHPEVLKVFGRMKYRTSYGQNQLRHSVEAAQIARMLACELGADAEVAARATLLHDLGKVMTHEVEGPHHVIGADFVRRFGESQRVVDAIIEHHDTDPEAVSLEAVIVQAADAISGARPGARHESVEHYIKRLEALEQVANSFQGVEKSFAIQAGREVRIIVKPEEVDDLGSIRLARDIAKKIEETLQYPGQVRVTVVRETRAFEIAR
- a CDS encoding histidine kinase N-terminal domain-containing protein encodes the protein MESSKLLGTYDGCTDLEPEDRAYLERILKALPLLADIAHADLLVCARAGDDAVVVSHAAPNPVPSLYPRSQTGHRFLRRDRNRIFRVLQDRKEHALVSGTLVWGAPTLQEVFPVRDRSNRLIAAVSSNRNLLEHERFQRRDAQFRSMVARVLDQGFSGRLNGAENLGRFTEHDGVLTVDNRGIIRYMNSLAENQYRRVGYVDSLLGQQISELDTNEYICFRSMESGVCLEQRVTEQDQVWIKRALPLLPALPSGPWWRHKPVDTQPSGAVVFIQDITDEVRREQELKAKSAMIQEVHHRVKNNLQTVAFLLRMAARRATSPEASETLRQTMGRILSIAVVHEFLSRGDQSEIDIRDVCARIVAEARGSAPERTKGLEITLAGESFSLPAQQATSCALAVNELLQNAVEHAFPDRTDGHIHICLDETDASMVIRIADDGIGLPRGFNPAESSALGLKIVQTLVRDDLRGQLNFCSAQGVTAAIFIPKDLCSRLR
- a CDS encoding response regulator; this encodes MAPTRIVIAEDEAIPRFGLREMLEDQGYLVIGEASDGRSAVDIARDLRPDLVIMDIMMPELDGISASQLLAEEKIAPVLLVTAYNDRDLVGRATEAGVFAYVSKPFTEAQLIPQIEIALARFREFQDLVEQADDAKSALETRKIVDRAKVVLMQTEGLSEADAYRHIQRTSMNNRRPMRDVAESIIQSHSTG
- a CDS encoding glycosyl hydrolase family 18 protein, translated to MTQLARLLVGLIMLGISHGGPPPEVATRHHVPGDQSVRAVIAPRDVPDVAPSDVAVAAEESDSDPGVWASAVRGLPMGRPLRLAYYFPQDSASFDSLRANIRHLDVVAPHWLTIDATGSVESIEGPQAVAFLHGSSALVLPSVALTSKRAGHAIVTDAEVQSEALGELVAAAEPWDGLALDFEGLDPDDRGALSDFINQLGTSLHEQRKLFAIALPAKTRDTTTGWAGAYDYAAIASSADLFLVMAYGFRTGSSGTPGSTAPLPWVDASMAYAASVIDPNRLILGVPFYGYDWNVTRGPPARALRYRDVRDLLDRTGAVPYIDPESASATFEYFDGEQQHEVWYEDERSLAAKLNLVRKYALRGVGAWRLGQEDPKAWVVWDQVMAVPFVNAQLP
- a CDS encoding malate dehydrogenase; this encodes MKLTMIGAGRVGTTTVFELQQEGGFTEIVLLDIMEEKAWGEALDFRHGASRAPRCDISAHGKDYAASRDSDMIIITAGIPRAPGQSRLDLLKANVEAMGPILAEVGKVNRNAILLMVANPVDVLTYQAVKALGWPADRVFGLGNVLDTVRFRSLLAERLGVHGGQISVYMLGEHGDSMQAVTANASVAGIPLKQFPGYSDEILKDVIEQTRIGGAEVIRTKGGTFYAVAPSICWVVQSVLRDSKEILPISSLLTGQHGISNICVSLPCVVGAGGRERVLEIPLTGEELAGVQNSARILRESADAVGLR